In the Pseudanabaena sp. PCC 7367 genome, one interval contains:
- a CDS encoding V4R domain-containing protein, which translates to MISVASLLQDTYVPGNYFDYNAYVRGDLELGLLENRRGDRLLAIPDTLITSLYKGLEKETGQAARLVLFNCGTWWGKNFYVRFSESISEYYDMAIAEMDMLTFVQCLKECWKTHGWGKLEFDPTYQNKGFIVVKTYNSPYAKQLEVTPDRPSCYLEAGILTSFFSRLTGRELLAEQISGESIGSDCNRFVIGLPDRLKSVEKMIETQTDHETIMQNLISQ; encoded by the coding sequence TGTGCCCGGTAATTACTTTGATTACAACGCTTATGTGCGTGGTGATTTAGAACTGGGTTTGCTAGAAAATCGCCGGGGCGATCGCCTCCTTGCCATCCCCGACACCCTGATTACTTCTTTGTATAAGGGGCTGGAAAAAGAGACCGGACAGGCGGCACGATTGGTGTTATTTAATTGCGGCACCTGGTGGGGTAAAAATTTCTATGTTCGCTTTAGTGAGTCGATCTCCGAATACTACGACATGGCGATCGCCGAAATGGACATGCTTACTTTTGTGCAGTGCCTGAAGGAATGCTGGAAAACCCACGGCTGGGGCAAGCTAGAATTTGATCCCACTTACCAAAACAAAGGCTTCATTGTAGTCAAAACCTACAACTCCCCCTATGCCAAGCAGCTTGAGGTAACCCCCGATCGACCCAGTTGCTACCTCGAAGCTGGTATTCTCACTTCTTTCTTTAGCCGCCTCACGGGCAGAGAGCTGCTGGCTGAACAGATATCCGGTGAGTCGATCGGCTCAGATTGCAATCGCTTTGTGATTGGCCTGCCCGATCGCTTGAAATCGGTGGAAAAAATGATCGAAACTCAAACCGATCACGAGACGATCATGCAAAATTTAATTAGCCAGTAA